The Branchiostoma lanceolatum isolate klBraLanc5 chromosome 3, klBraLanc5.hap2, whole genome shotgun sequence DNA segment ATCATCTGAACTGTACCGCCACTTCCTGCCACCCGTAAGACAGTTAATCAGCAGCCGATACACGCGTTCGTCGAACAAACTGCACCTTCAACGCTGTAGAACTGACCGTTATAGAAACAGCGCCATACCTCAGATGACCCGTCTGATGAACAATACCTGACTTTACCATCTGTTTATATGGCTTTACTACATGTCATTCTGTCTCAAACGAAATAACGCTGATTCTCAGCCTTTAGCTCTACGCCGCTCGTTTAACTTCCATTGTTTTTAATATGTATTCATATTTTACGAATTAATGACTCGTACGTCTTGTAAAGTCAGACTGcaattcagtctgttgactgTCACGGTttgattgtattgtgtgtgcaataaataaaccattcatcatgaATAGATGAAACATGTGGTGTCATTTAATATCTTCATCTACAGCTCACTAGGACCACACCCCCTCATGTCAACCCTGGTAGATCGGACGTTGTGGCCACCGAGTCAGTACGGATGGCGGGCAGTCCACGTCAAAACAAAGGTACACACAGGGCATACTTACTATCTTCTATTCACTGAATTTGAACGTCAAGAAAAGGGCACCTAGAGAGACATTTCACTATTCGGAACTGCATTACCATCATAATGATGGCTTATCCATGGACCCAATTCGTTGCCTttcctaaaacaaacaaacaaacaaacaaataaacaagcaaacaaacagagataAATGGACAAATGAGTGAACGACGAAAGACACGCTGCTATTAGCATACTACATATTAGGTTAATTGGCAAGGGCAGCTAAGGGTATGGAAATAAATTCAGTCCTCGTCCCGAGGGGCTGATTTTGTTTTCTAGTATcttcaatgaaatgaaatctcgCAAAAATAAGTTATTTCGTACTCTCcatttctcatttttttttctacaggaTTCCTGACCATAGGAATCCCTACAGTCAAGCGGGACCAGAACGCGACATATCTGGTCTCCACTCTGGACTCTTTGATCGAGCACACAACGGCGGCCGAGCGTGAACAGATCGTCGTCGTGGTCTTCCTGGCAGACTTTGATACAGATTATAACAGGAATCTTTCCTTGGAAATTTCTCGCAAATATTCGCAGCATCTCGACAACGGGTTCATGCAAATCATCCAGGCCCCGCGGTCTTTTTACCCGACGTTAGAAGGACTGAAAATCAAGTTTAAAGACAGTCCAGAACGTGTGCGATGGCGATCTAAGCAGTGCGTCGACTACGCATTCCTGTTTCAATACTGTCTGAACCTGTCCGAATATTACCTTCAGCTTGAAGACGACGTCGTTTCCACCCAGAACTTCTTGACAGGAATAAAGGAATATTTGGGTAGAGTGAAGGATGACTGGACAATGCTCGAGTTTTCTGAACTAGGCTTTATCGGGAAGTTGTTCAGATCTTCGGAGCTGCAGCGTTTTGCTGACTTCCTTCTGCTGTTTTACCAGGAGTTACCGTCGGATCTGCTGCTTCATACGTTCCTTCATATCATGCGACCTGACATGCAGCCTAACGCGAAGAAATTCATAAGGAAGCCGTCTCTCTTCCAGCACGTCGGACAACACTCGTCCCTGGCGGGAAAAATCCAAAACCTGACCGACAAGGCATTCGTTCATCCAACTGCAAGGATGAACCCGTTGTTGAGGAAGGTCGTCGATCTTATTGCAAGGAAAGGGAAAAAACGTTGATTTAATTGCAAGGAAAAAAAAGGtcactaaggcccccattcggggggggggcaaatatgtgacaatgtaaaaataaaCTATCCCCGCAAGTAGATGAGTTCGCCTTATGTGGCAGCCCAAGCTGTGACATGGTGCCCCCCTGTGCGTTTCGTAAACGTTGGTCGCTacttgaaacggtcgtcgccgtATCGCTGACCGCTCGATACCATAATTATATTTCTAATGAGTTTAGACAAACCATTGATTATGAACCATATCTGCATTTACATGTTTACCATAACGAAGAAGCGAAAAGAATAATCCATGTAGTTAATGATTcttgtagtaatttgacaatgtataaaTGTATCTGTTTACTATTCTTTTGTCGAGACCTTTATTTAACCCAGTGGGcatatgtgtaaaaaa contains these protein-coding regions:
- the LOC136429808 gene encoding alpha-1,6-mannosyl-glycoprotein 4-beta-N-acetylglucosaminyltransferase-like isoform X2, whose translation is MILRSDYSGYTDACTILHLPTLHTRRSNLTLNFATSLLSSELYRHFLPPLTRTTPPHVNPGRSDVVATESVRMAGSPRQNKGFLTIGIPTVKRDQNATYLVSTLDSLIEHTTAAEREQIVVVVFLADFDTDYNRNLSLEISRKYSQHLDNGFMQIIQAPRSFYPTLEGLKIKFKDSPERVRWRSKQCVDYAFLFQYCLNLSEYYLQLEDDVVSTQNFLTGIKEYLGRVKDDWTMLEFSELGFIGKLFRSSELQRFADFLLLFYQELPSDLLLHTFLHIMRPDMQPNAKKFIRKPSLFQHVGQHSSLAGKIQNLTDKAFVHPTARMNPLLRKVVDLIARKGKKR
- the LOC136429808 gene encoding alpha-1,6-mannosyl-glycoprotein 4-beta-N-acetylglucosaminyltransferase-like isoform X1, with the protein product MRLSRMLLVRQVVLVCMVVSLCLNFWMLIGTELQNEPLQSDLQNAVQPCELQIEMLMDSLANMNETLHRRQARTERSIKQLTRTTPPHVNPGRSDVVATESVRMAGSPRQNKGFLTIGIPTVKRDQNATYLVSTLDSLIEHTTAAEREQIVVVVFLADFDTDYNRNLSLEISRKYSQHLDNGFMQIIQAPRSFYPTLEGLKIKFKDSPERVRWRSKQCVDYAFLFQYCLNLSEYYLQLEDDVVSTQNFLTGIKEYLGRVKDDWTMLEFSELGFIGKLFRSSELQRFADFLLLFYQELPSDLLLHTFLHIMRPDMQPNAKKFIRKPSLFQHVGQHSSLAGKIQNLTDKAFVHPTARMNPLLRKVVDLIARKGKKR